The Sphingobacterium lactis sequence ATTGTTGAATAAGGACTTCAGAAGATATATGCAGTTTCTCAGCAATTTTGTGAATAATTTAGTTGATCCATTCTGAATTTAATTGCCTCAATGGGATCTGGTAATTCGATGGGACAATTCGTTTCTTCATATTTTTCGATCAATATCCCTAATATTTCCAATTCATTTCCTTATGCAGTATTCTGTTCCGTATCGAAAATAATTTCTAACCTTTTTAAGGCTTGATTATAATCTTCAATTGTTTTGATTGGCTTTAATTCCATTGGACTAAATTGTAGTTTTCCAAAAAATTTCGCAGTATTTTTTTAGAAATAATCCTCAAAATTAATTTTTATTCAATTTACAAAATAATTCCGAGGAAATCCATCCATGTGAAACGGAAGTTCTGTTTAAAATCCTCATCGACCGGTTTTTTATAATTGACCCGGAAATCACTGTTCGGTAGTGAACAAAAAACCGTCCGATATCGAACAACTTAACAACCAACACACAAACAACAAGTTGTAAATAAGCAACTTACAATACTGGCAAATGGATTGACTTAAAAACAGTCATTGATCGTAATAAATTATTATCATGAAAAGAATGAACCTTTTATTCCGTAGACTTTGGCAAAACAGGTTGTTTACATTTCTAAATATTGTTGGCCTAGCCATAGGAATCAGCGCCTGTTGGATTGTATTTCGAATTGTCAATTTTGAATATAGCTTTGACAAGGACCACCCAGATCAAGAAAAAATCTTCAAAGTATATTCCACCATGGAAAAAGGTGAAGAATCAAATTCTTTTGATGGCGTAAATATTCCTATTGCTAATTATGTAAAAGAAAACATCGCATCAGCCGAATTGGTAGCACCAGAATATAAATATTATTATGAAAAAATAACTGTCGCCGATGCTGATGGTAAACGGGAATTCAGCAACCAACCCGCTATAACAGGTACTTTTAAGGATTATTTTTCAATGGTCCCCTATACGTGGTTGGCAGGAAATAAAGAAACTGTTTTTAAACAACCTAACGAAATCGTATTATCTAATTCACGAGCGCGGTTCTATTTCCCGAATCTCAAACCACAAGAAGTATTGGGAAAGGTATTACAAATTGATACCGTTAATTTTACAGTCACTGGTGTCATTCAGGATTTAGAAAAAACGAGTAGTTTCCGGGAAAAAGAATTTGTACCCGTTAAGGAGGAAGATCTTAAGAGTGACAACTGGGATATGGTGACCTCAAACCACAAGCTATATGTTAAATTGACCAATGAACAGGCAAAACAGAACTTTATTGATATTCTAACAAAAAAATCGAATGAGGTGAATGCTGAAAACCTTGCAAAGTACAACGTAAGAAAATCATTCGGATTAGCTCCACTTCAAAGCCTGCATTTTAACAAAATGATTCATGGAAGTGTTGATAAAAGAACATTGTATGGCATAATTGGAATTGGGTCATTTCTGTTGGTGCTTGCCAGTATTAATTATATCAATCTAACAACAGCTCAAGTACCGTTCAGAGCGAAAGAAATTGGTATAAGAAAAACTTTGGGCGAACAACCTCGAAATGTTCTTTTCAGTTTTATAACCGAAACTTTTTTGATCTCTTGCATTTCCCTATTATTTTCATGGCCATTGATCAAGCTTTTTGAAAAATATTTCAGCACCTATATACCGGCCGATTTAAACAATTTTTCAGATACCCTTCCTGTCGCTATTTTCCTATTCTTCCTCATACTGTTATTGACTTTAGTTTCGAGCTTTTATCCTGCATATTTGATTAACAAGGTTCAAATTTCGGAAGTCATCAAAATGAAAAATGTTGGCAAATTGAAGTTTGGAAGCATTCCGTTGAGGAAAGCTCTTATTATTTTCCAGTTTGTCATTGCACAGATATTTGTTATTTCAACTGTTTTAATGGGTTTCCAAATCCAGTTTATGCTAAACAAAGATTTGGGTTTTCAACACAATAGCATTGTTTCTTTAGACCTTCCCCATGCTAAAGATAAGCCAGATGATAACAGGCCAAATTTACTGAAGGAATCATTACAGAAATATAAGGAAATTGAGGGCTCAGCGTTGGGCCATTTACCTATGAGTGGCGAATATTATGGATCATCCATCAGCATGCAAACAGATACAGGAGAAGTGAGGTGTCCAATCGCGTTAAAGTATGCCGATCAGGATTATTTGGACACCTACAATTTTAAATTGTTAGCCGGTAGAAACATGCAGTTATCGGATAGTACATCAGGTTTTATTGTCAATGAAAAATTACTGGAAGAACTTGGCATTAAAACTCCGGAAGCGGCGATTGGCCAATCCGTTATAATGAACGAAAAGCAAATAGCAATTATCGGCGTTTTACAAAATTTCAACAGTTCAACACTGCATAGTCAAACAGACGCATTAGCCATCTTCCCAAGCAAAGATAGAGACCAACTCAAGCATATCAGTATCAAACTTTCACATAATACCGGCGAATGGAGAAAAGGATTGGAAGCATTAGAAAAGGAATGGAAAAATTTCTATCCAAATGATGAATTCGATTATACTTTTTTTGACGACAATATGAAAGAGCTTTATGAGAGCGATTATCGATTTTCAAGCATCATCAATCTTTCCTCAGGAATTACTGTTCTCCTAAGCTGTTTAGGACTAATTGGTTTGGTGACCATTAGCATTAGTCAACGGACCAAAGAAATCGGGATACGGAAAGTATTGGGAAGTTCAGTTTCGAGAATTATTCGATTGCTCTCAACAGAATACCTTGTTTTGGTTTTCATATCCATTATTATTGCCTCCCCGGTTGCGTGGTGGGCCATCAACAAATGGTTAGAAAATTTTGCTTACAAAATGGAGTTGACCTGGTGGATGTTTAGCATTCCAGCAATTGCCACCCTCATTATAGCTTTTTTAACTATGTTCTATCATTCATTCAAAGCGGCGATAGCCAATCCGGTTGATTGCCTACGTGACGAATAAATTCTTATCACAATTTAAAAACTTCGCATTATGCTGACCAATTATATCAAAATAGCTTTTAGGAACCTGAAGAAGAACAAATTCTTCAGCCTACTTAATATCCTCGGCCTATCCATCGGCTTAGCGATATCGCTCCTGCTACTGGCATATACCAAGTATGAGATGAGCTATGATAGCATGTTCCCCAATCAAGCGGACATCTATCGCATGTACATGAAAATGACTCCGACTTATAACTCGGAAAATTGGGTCAACCTCCCCAATGTCGTAGGACCACAGGTTAAGGAGAATGTTCCGGGTGTTTTGAAGTTCACCCGAATGGTAAAACATGATTTCGGCGCAAAAGCATCCCTAAAGATTGGCAATGAAACGATTATGGAGGATCGGTTGTTCCTTACAGACTCTTCCTTTTTCAGTATGTTCCATGTGGAATTCGTAGAGGGTAATCCGAATACTGTATTTAAGGAAAAGAATAGTGTCGTTATTTCGGAATCGCGGAAGAAGAAATTCTTCCCCAATGGCAATGCCATCAATCAGTTGATTGCCATTAATCAGAAGGACACACTTCGAGTAACGGGTGTATATAAGGATTTTGCGAGCAACAGCACGCTGGATGCTGAGATGATCTACAACATCATGGACAATTGGATGGGCAAAAACCTATCCTGGGGGAATGCCAGTTTTGAAACCTATGTTCAGGTAAAGGCAGGTGCTGATATGGCGCAGATGGAGAAAAATGCAACAGCGCTAATCGACAAGAATATCCCAAAGGATGAGCAGTATTATACCAACTTCTATTTCCAGCCTCTTTCTCAAGTTCATCTTTATTCGAGCGATTTTCGGAGTGGTTACACGTCGAGGGTGGGCAATATAAAAACCATCCATACCTTGCTTGGCCTTTCCGCGCTGATCCTATTGATTGCCAGCATCAATTACATGAACCTCGCAACGGCCAGAACCAGCAAAAACGCAAAAGAAGTAGGCGTCAATAAAGTTTTGGGAGCGCGTAAATCACAAATCACCTTACGATTCTATACAGAAACGGGATTGGTTACTTTTTTATCCTTCGTGATTGGCTTTGTACTAGCCATTGTCCTGGCCCCTTTCTTTAAAAGCATCACAGGGGCGGAATTTTCCCTTACAAACCTATTCAACCTGGAGTTTATCCTGTGGAGCATCGTACTTTGGTTGATGATTACCGTTCTTGCCGGATCGTTCCCATCGCTGTACATGTCCAGGATTAACTCCCTGATCCTAATGAATAAGTCGGTCTTAAAAAACTCGACGGTAGAGCTCGCTAAAAAAGGTTTGGTAATCTTTCAGTTCATTATTTCATCCGTACTGATTATTTCGGTGAGCGTAATGCTCTACCAAATGAATTTTGTGAAAAAGAAAAACCTTGGTTATAATCCGCAGGAGGTTATTTCCGTTCCGATTAAGTCCATCAATACCATGGAAAAATTGCAGAGCATCATGGGCCTGGTCAACCAACTTCCAGGTACGTTGGCCTCTACGCCCGTACAATCCATGCCCGGTGATAATGAAAGCGGTAAAACCACCTACCGGGAAATTGGTGATAAAACCGGTTTATCCACCACGACTTCCAGCACCTTTGGCCCCATAACGAAAACCTTGGGCCTAACGTTGCTGGCAGGACAGGATCTTCCTGCCAATCTCAGCAAAACAGATACCAACACCTATGTACTGATCAATGAAGTGGTCCTAAAATTCCTGGGCTATACTGAGCCTCAGGAGGCGATAGGAAAAAAGATCCTAACGGAAA is a genomic window containing:
- a CDS encoding ABC transporter permease: MKRMNLLFRRLWQNRLFTFLNIVGLAIGISACWIVFRIVNFEYSFDKDHPDQEKIFKVYSTMEKGEESNSFDGVNIPIANYVKENIASAELVAPEYKYYYEKITVADADGKREFSNQPAITGTFKDYFSMVPYTWLAGNKETVFKQPNEIVLSNSRARFYFPNLKPQEVLGKVLQIDTVNFTVTGVIQDLEKTSSFREKEFVPVKEEDLKSDNWDMVTSNHKLYVKLTNEQAKQNFIDILTKKSNEVNAENLAKYNVRKSFGLAPLQSLHFNKMIHGSVDKRTLYGIIGIGSFLLVLASINYINLTTAQVPFRAKEIGIRKTLGEQPRNVLFSFITETFLISCISLLFSWPLIKLFEKYFSTYIPADLNNFSDTLPVAIFLFFLILLLTLVSSFYPAYLINKVQISEVIKMKNVGKLKFGSIPLRKALIIFQFVIAQIFVISTVLMGFQIQFMLNKDLGFQHNSIVSLDLPHAKDKPDDNRPNLLKESLQKYKEIEGSALGHLPMSGEYYGSSISMQTDTGEVRCPIALKYADQDYLDTYNFKLLAGRNMQLSDSTSGFIVNEKLLEELGIKTPEAAIGQSVIMNEKQIAIIGVLQNFNSSTLHSQTDALAIFPSKDRDQLKHISIKLSHNTGEWRKGLEALEKEWKNFYPNDEFDYTFFDDNMKELYESDYRFSSIINLSSGITVLLSCLGLIGLVTISISQRTKEIGIRKVLGSSVSRIIRLLSTEYLVLVFISIIIASPVAWWAINKWLENFAYKMELTWWMFSIPAIATLIIAFLTMFYHSFKAAIANPVDCLRDE
- a CDS encoding ABC transporter permease, producing the protein MLTNYIKIAFRNLKKNKFFSLLNILGLSIGLAISLLLLAYTKYEMSYDSMFPNQADIYRMYMKMTPTYNSENWVNLPNVVGPQVKENVPGVLKFTRMVKHDFGAKASLKIGNETIMEDRLFLTDSSFFSMFHVEFVEGNPNTVFKEKNSVVISESRKKKFFPNGNAINQLIAINQKDTLRVTGVYKDFASNSTLDAEMIYNIMDNWMGKNLSWGNASFETYVQVKAGADMAQMEKNATALIDKNIPKDEQYYTNFYFQPLSQVHLYSSDFRSGYTSRVGNIKTIHTLLGLSALILLIASINYMNLATARTSKNAKEVGVNKVLGARKSQITLRFYTETGLVTFLSFVIGFVLAIVLAPFFKSITGAEFSLTNLFNLEFILWSIVLWLMITVLAGSFPSLYMSRINSLILMNKSVLKNSTVELAKKGLVIFQFIISSVLIISVSVMLYQMNFVKKKNLGYNPQEVISVPIKSINTMEKLQSIMGLVNQLPGTLASTPVQSMPGDNESGKTTYREIGDKTGLSTTTSSTFGPITKTLGLTLLAGQDLPANLSKTDTNTYVLINEVVLKFLGYTEPQEAIGKKILTEMNKQSIIRGVVQNFNFQSLKESIGGYSYYTMNGPSESVRELLIRFNTNDLPGYLQKLEALFKRELPDAAYDFTFVDSHVQSLYSSENRSSQIIMIFSFLTIFIACLGLIGLAGFTTEQRSKEIGVRKVLGANVFNITGLLSGSFLKLVCIAFLIAAPIAWYIMNAWLAGFTYRVQIPWWSFALAAAISILITALAVGYQTVKAALANPVNSLRDE